The Candidatus Zixiibacteriota bacterium genome contains the following window.
TACTGCACGACAACGGCTTGCCCGTCTCGGTTGTCACTGCCGACAATCCGGATGAAGTTCTCGGCGTGAACTCGGTGGATCAGTTGCAGGAGCTTGCGGAGAGGTTCTCGAGCCGGCGTTAATTCGGTACAACATATTTGGGGCATCGCGTGCGTCTTAAGTGTTATAAGGAGATAGGACGGATGCCGATAATTGGTAAAGGCCGGTTTTTTTGGTTGACGCCTTCCGGCGCTGAAGGTAAATTTAAGAGGGATTGTGAGATAAGGCTATGAAGAGAATTCTGCTCCTAATCATATCAGGTCTCTTGATTGTTTCGACGGGCTGGTCACAGACAACTGACTTGGCGAGCCTTCAGAGCGCCGGTCAAAGCAGTGCGCTGGGCGCGCGACCGGTTTCGAGTCCGTTCTCGCTTTTGGATATGTCACGCGTTCGCTGGTCGAACAGCTACTCCATGTCGTTTTTCTCAGGTGGGGGATTGTCCGGCTCGGTAGGGCTTCTGAACTCGACCATGTTCTACGACTTTTCGCCGAAGCTGTCTTTGGCATTGAACATAGGGATCCTGCATAACACGGGCGCGCTCTGGGGTCAAGGGTCGAGTGATGCATCGATCTTGCCCGGATTTCGCCTGGACTATCATCCCTCATCGAAATTCAGCATGGCGCTGGAGGTACAGCAGTACAGCGGTCTGGTCAACGGTTTCGGACGACCCGGCTGGTGGCGGTACCCCTGGTAAAACACGAAATGACATTCGCACCGACAAAGAAAGCGAGGTAGCAGGACTGCACCGGTAACTTCTCCTCCCTGACTGTTTTTGCATGCTCCATTCCAAATCATCTGAACATCACGAATCGTCAACGTCTCATTCGGGAGGCGGCGTTGTCCGTCGGTCGCGACTCGTCCGATGGTTGGAATATTTGGCCGGTGCCGCAGTTGTCATTGTTCTGGCTTATATCGTGTTCTTCTCTGTCCGGATCGCGCGGGGTGTTGCTCGTACCGGCAGCGATGCCGAGCTTCTGGTGCGGCTCCAGGTGCTCAACGCCAGCGGGAGAAGCGGGATGGTGTCGTGGATAGCGGACCGCTTGAATGGGTACTCGGACCGTGAATTGGAGATCAAAGTAGTCGACAGCGGTAACTTCGACCTCACGGAAGTCCCGCAATCGTTCGTGATCTCCCGCGAGCAGGATAGCCGGTCCGCAAAAGCATTGGCGACCAAGCTTGGTCTGGACCCGGCGGCAGTGATCATTAAGCCGTTGGCGAGCAATCACCGCTTGGTGACCGCGACCCTGGTCGTTGGCAGGGACTATGCGAGAATTACGCTGAACGCACAGAACTCAAAGGAGAAATAACCCGGACTCTTGAAGAAACTGACACCGTTATCATTAGCGCGGCTGGCCGGTCGGCTGGCGCTGTCCAAACGCGGCTTCGATGTCAAGATCCTCAAACTGAAGTCGCTGTCCAGTGTCTGTGACTACTTTGTCATCGTTTCGGGCGAGGCCGACGTGCAGGTGCGGGCGATCGCCAACGCGGTGGACGATGGGCTGATGGAGGCAGGATTGAAGCCATATCATGCCGAGGGGCTGTCCGACGGGAACTGGGTGCTGCTTGACTATATCGACGTTGTCGTGCACGTGTTCTACGAACCGACCCGTCGATTCTACGCGCTTGAAAAACTATGGGGCGACGCGCCGGTAGAAGAGATTGTGGATGGTCCGGAGCCCAAACACGCGACCGCCAAACGGGCGGTACGAAAACGACAATAGAAACGCATTGCATAGGATGACAGGGAAATGGAACTCGTAGAGTTAAAGGCCAAGACCATCGCCGAGCTGCTCAAGATCGCCGAGGATCTGGATATCCCGGGCGTCTCCGGCCTGCGCAAGTCGGAGTTGATTTACAAGGTGATGGAAGCGACCACCTCCTCGACCACCAACGGGATGATCTTCGCCGAAGGGGTTCTGGAGGTGATGGAAGAGGGGTACGGTTTTCTACGTTCGTCGGACTACAACTATCTGCCGGGGCCGGACGACATCTATGTGTCGCCATCGCAGATCAAGCGGTTTGACCTCCGGACCGGCGATACGGTGTCGGGCCAGGTGCGCCCGCCCAAGGAGAACGAGCGGTATTTCGCCCTGCTCAAGATCGAGGCGGTGAATTTCGAGGACCCGGAAGTCGCGAAACACAAGACGTTGTTCGATAATCTGACGCCGCTGTATCCGAATGAGGCGTTTCACCTGGAACTGCACACCGAAGAACTGACCACGCGCATTATCGATCTCATGTGCCCGATCGGCAAAGGGCAGCGTTCGCTGATCACGTCGCCGCCGAAGGCGGGCAAGACGATGATCCTCCAGAAGATCGCGCAGTCGGTTGTGGCCAATCACCCAAAAGTTCGCCTGATCGTGTTGTTGATCGACGAGCGTCCCGAGGAAGTAACGGAAATGCGCCGTTCGGTGCGTGGTGAAGTGATATCGTCAACTTTCGATGAGCCGGCGGAGAGACATGTCCAGGTTGCCAACATGGTGTTGGAGAAGGCCAAACGACTTGTGGAGCACAAGCACGATGTGGTAATCCTGCTGGACTCGATTACACGGCTGGCCCGTGCCCACAACGCGGTGGTGCCGCATTCCGGCAAGATCCTCTCGGGCGGCGTGGACTCCAACGCTCTGCATAAGCCGAAACGGTTTTTCGGTGCGGCACGAAATATCGAGGAGGGTGGATCGCTGACAATTGTCGGTACCGCGCTGATCGAGACCGGCTCGCGAATGGACGAAGTCATCTTCGAAGAGTTCAAAGGGACCGGTAACATGGAAATGGTACTGGATCGTCGCCTCTCCGACCGCCGTATTTTCCCGGCCATGGACCTGAATCGGTCGTCTACCCGTAAGGAAGAGCTTCTCATGACTGATGAGGTGCTTAACAAAATCTGGATACTCCGCAAATTCCTGGCGGAAATGAACCCGATCGAGGCCATGGAGTTCCTCACCGACCGTATGAAGAAGACCAAGACCAACGAGCGGTTCCTGGCATCAATGAAGGATTGAGCGAGCCGGAGCAGCGACGACGGCGCGTGAATGTACGAATGCCGGCAGGTTCCCTTGCGCCGCAAACGCAAGGCGACCTGCCGTTTCGTTTGTTGGGAAGAGTGTCTACTTTACGGTACCGCGTATGATGCCGCCGTCCGAACCGACAGCGTAGAGTTTGTTTCCGATCAGGCAGAGATCGAGTATGTCAATG
Protein-coding sequences here:
- a CDS encoding LytR C-terminal domain-containing protein, producing the protein MAGAAVVIVLAYIVFFSVRIARGVARTGSDAELLVRLQVLNASGRSGMVSWIADRLNGYSDRELEIKVVDSGNFDLTEVPQSFVISREQDSRSAKALATKLGLDPAAVIIKPLASNHRLVTATLVVGRDYARITLNAQNSKEK
- the rsfS gene encoding ribosome silencing factor gives rise to the protein MKKLTPLSLARLAGRLALSKRGFDVKILKLKSLSSVCDYFVIVSGEADVQVRAIANAVDDGLMEAGLKPYHAEGLSDGNWVLLDYIDVVVHVFYEPTRRFYALEKLWGDAPVEEIVDGPEPKHATAKRAVRKRQ
- the rho gene encoding transcription termination factor Rho produces the protein MELVELKAKTIAELLKIAEDLDIPGVSGLRKSELIYKVMEATTSSTTNGMIFAEGVLEVMEEGYGFLRSSDYNYLPGPDDIYVSPSQIKRFDLRTGDTVSGQVRPPKENERYFALLKIEAVNFEDPEVAKHKTLFDNLTPLYPNEAFHLELHTEELTTRIIDLMCPIGKGQRSLITSPPKAGKTMILQKIAQSVVANHPKVRLIVLLIDERPEEVTEMRRSVRGEVISSTFDEPAERHVQVANMVLEKAKRLVEHKHDVVILLDSITRLARAHNAVVPHSGKILSGGVDSNALHKPKRFFGAARNIEEGGSLTIVGTALIETGSRMDEVIFEEFKGTGNMEMVLDRRLSDRRIFPAMDLNRSSTRKEELLMTDEVLNKIWILRKFLAEMNPIEAMEFLTDRMKKTKTNERFLASMKD